Genomic segment of Martelella lutilitoris:
GCTCGATGCGGGCGCGACCTCGGTAGATGGCCTTGGCAAAGCGGGCAGGTTTGCCTTTCTCGTTGGCTTTATGCGGGATCACCGGAATGGCACCGCGAGAACGGGCTGCGTTTCGGTTAGCCTTGCTGGCATACCCCTTATCCGCGACAACCGCGCGGGGTGTTACGTCGGGACCGAGGTCCAACAGGATCCGGAAATGCGGAGCATCGCCTTTTTCTCCGCCGGTCAGATCGAATGCGATTGGCAGGCCGTCGAAATCCGTCTTCAGATGGATCTTGGTCGTGAAACCGCCGCGTGACCGGCCGAGCGCCTGACCTTTCTGCCCCCCTTTGCGCCAGCAGCCGAAAACATGAGCGCGGAGGATTGTGGAATCAAACATCTGAACCAGACTGGCCGTGGAGGACAGAGAGGCCAGATGTTCGAAGAAGAGATCGAAGGTGCCGCCCTTGCTCAGTCGGTCGAACCGTTTCCAGACGCTATTCCATTTGCCGAAGCGCTCCGGCAGGGCGCGCCAAGTGATATTGTGAACCGCGAAATAATGCAGGGCCTCCAGAAAAAGTCGGTCATCCCGGCCTTTGTCGCCCCTGCGGGGCAGTGACGCCCGGAAAACCTCAAGCGCGACATCCCAGTCGTCTTCTGTCATCTTCGTGCTCATGCCGACCTCCAATCAGTCGACATCCCATGAATCAGACAAAGCTCAGCAGGGAAATCTCATTTCTTCAAACTGCGGCAATCCGTCCACACCGCCTAGATGTGGAGCCTCAAGAGGTTGTCTCGATCCATCCTTCATCTTGGCGTTCATAATCAACTGTGCCGTTCCGTACGGGCGCGACGATCGACATGAACGGACCCGACAGCCTCAGGGTAAAGCCGTCATCGCTCCAGCGCGTCTGGAGGCTGGCCGGATTGTCCAGTTCGGGGCCGTAGACGGGAAACACGAGAAAATCGTCGCGGCCCGTATCGGCCAGACGATTGTCAAAGTGAGTCGATGCATACGCCCCGGCTGGCGCGTTCTGAAGCTCAAGACCGTGGACTGCCCGAACTACCCTGCCCTCCGGGCCGCAGGGGATAGAGCCGATGTGAATCTCGGAGTAGTCCACCCCGTCGCGATGACGATGGTCATGCAGCACAATACCGAAATCGTTGCGGCCCTCATAACCACGCCGCACGAACACCGCCTGGCCTGCCATTTGCCCGTCGGCCTGCGACACCGAACTTCCGCTGATCGTGCCCTGCCACGTCCCCACAAGCTGGCCGCGGGTCAGCACGTCATAGGCGTCCTCATAGGGCGCGTTTGGATCGACGGTCCGCGCTCTGGCCTGCGGGACGAATGCGAGGGCCGGCAGGACGAGCGCACAAATGAGCGCGCACCGCATCAACCACGGCATCGCCGTCCGATAGCCTACCATGCTTTCCCCCTCTTCCAGAGCGCCGATACCGGGGCGCCCGAAAATTCCCGCCTCAATCGGCCTTGCGCAATGCGGTATCGAAAGTGCCCTCAATGGGCAGGCAGTCGCTTGTGTCGGCGTCCGCAAACATCCCATCCCTGCGGCAGACGACAGCCGAAAAACTGCCCTGAGCGGCGGCAGCCCCGTCTTCCAGAGAAATCGCATCAAAGACGATCTCGGGGGCCGTTCCGCTATCCTCACTGAGATAGAAGGGCTCGCTCATCCCGTCCGGCCACCAGGAAACGGACACATCCATGATGGAGGCCGACGCGTCACTGCCCATCAGCGAGACCTCGACAGACAGAACGTTGCGCATGATGCTTTCAGCTTGAGGATCGTGCGCCTGGATGGAGAGAGACGTTACCGGGCCAAAGGATCGGAATTCGGCCGTCGTTGTTCCCTCGGATGGAACGTCGAGCGTTTCGCCTGCATAGGGTGTGCCATCGATGGTGGCATTGACCGCGCCGACCGGCGTTCTTGCGATTTGAGCCAGCGCAGGTTGCGCCAGGCACAGGGTGAGTCCGAATGCAGCCAGGATCGGCGCTTGATCCAGTTTCATTGAAGAAGTCCTTTTATGCACTTACGGGTACGACCAGCCGTCGTGTTCGATGCGGAAAATGCGCAGCGGCGCGTCGGGCCGGGTGGTGTCTCCGCGCAGGCGGAAGACGGCCGTGTGCGTCTGGCCGAAATTCTCGACCTCGACATTGATCGTGATCATGCCCCGAAACATGGGCTGACCAGGGTCAGGCACCGGCTCGGAAACCCTGCCCTGGAAATCCTGCGCGCCAATGAGCAGGTCCGCGCCGGGCGGGCGGGATCGCAGCGCCTCCCTGAATTCGGTGGAGAAAAATACATCGGGCGCCGCCGGATCGCGATGGCTCACCCCCCGAGCAGGGTCATCATAGGCATAAAGCGCCGCAACGAGCCCACGCGCGTGTTCGATCAGTTCGTCGCTTGACCACGCGTGAGGACCGGTCGTGGGGGCGGGAAGGATCTTTTCGACATCCACCACCTCCTCAGGTTCATCATACGCTCCGCCATTCCCGAAAAGGACGTCATCATCGAAATCGGCGATCAGGTAGCGTTGCGCCACCCAGCCTGCCTTGCTCAAATCGGCTGAACGCATCAGGCACCAACTCGGCGGAAGGGAGTCGATCTCCGCGTTGGTCATCACCGAAAAATGCGCCATTGTGTAAAACGGAACGCAGGTGATCTGCTGCAGGCCCCGCTCGTCATGCGCGAAGGTTTCGATAACGGGATAGTTGGTGCCGGGTCCCATGCGAGCATTGAGCACATCGTTGGCCCCAACGTCTATGACCCGCCACGCGTCGGGACCGTGGCCGTCGATCTGGGCGTGAGCAACTGAAGCAAAGAAGCAAAGCGCCATGGCAACGGTCGCCATAGCAAGTCCGCGAGATTGTCTACCCCCAGGCATGGTTATTCCACCTCCACGATGGCGCGGCCGAGAACGGCCTGCCCGCTGATATCGAGATACCGGACCTCATAGCGGCCCGGTTCGTCCGGCATGGACAATTCGAGTGTGGTTTCCTCGCCGATACGATGGGCTTCGATCCAACTGAAATCGGCCTGATCGGCCCGGGCGAGCGAAACACGCTGGTCGGCGCTGTCGGCACCACCGGACCAGGAAACGGTGATGGTCTCGCTGGGGCGGGCCTGGACAGGAACGACCAGACCCACACCGTCATCGAGCGGAGCGTCAGCCCCGACGACTTCCAGCATGCGGCTGGAAACCGTGCGGTCGCCTTCTTGCAGAACATATCTGATCTCGTAAAGGCCGGGCTCGGCAGGTGCGTTCATGTCACCCTCTAGGTCAGTCCTGACGCGGATATAGTCCTGATAAGTGCCCTCATCGGCTCCGGCCGAGACGATGGTGATATAGTCCTGGGGGTGAATAGCCATAGACCAGCTGATGCGCAGCGGTGATTGTGCACGCGCCATGTCCGGAGCGTCCAGGGCAACCTCCGCCGCGACGACCTCCACAGGCCTTGAAGCCAGGGTCCTCGATCCCTCGTCCAGCACATAACGGACCTCGTAGAGACCGGGTTCGGCCGGGGCGGTCAGACTGTTTTCCGTGTCGTCACGCACGCGCTGGTAATTGGTATAGCTCCCGTCATCGGCGCCAGCAGGAACGATGGTGACGTAGTCCTGCCGATGGACCGAGGATGACCAGGAAACAGTGAATCTGGCTCCCGTCGTGACCTCATCGGGTGCAGATATGGTGACTTCGGCCTCGACCACCTCCACCGGGGCGGAGCCCAGCACACGTGTGCCCTCGTCCAGGAGATAGCGCACCTCGTAAAGGCCCGGATCTGCTGGAGCGATGAGGCTCGCTTCTGTTTCGTCCCGTACGCGCTGGTAGTCACCATAGGTGGTGTCATCCGCCCCAACGGGAACGATGGTGACATAATCCTGCGGATCGATCGCAGACGACCACGAAACGGTGAAGCTGGCACCGGTGAGCACTGTAGCGGGCACTTCAAGCTCGATCTCGGCATCGGCCTGCTGTTCCGGTTCGGGTTCAGGCTCCGTCACGGGCTCGGGCGGGGAGAGCGGCTGAAGGTCCACCACATTTTGCACATGAGCCAGCGCATCACGCAGCTCATCGGCATCTTGTGCGGGCACAAACACCCCGCCCGTGTTTTCCGCAATACAGGCAAGGCCGGCATGTTCTTCTTCGGTCAGATCAAAGCCGACCACATGGGCGGTGAAGTTGACGCCTTGCTGCGCCAGTTCCGCCGACAGCGCACAAGGATCGGCCTGGCAGGTTTCCAGTCCATCCGAAATCAGGATCACGGTAGCCTGCGTGTCGCGATACGAAAGAAGTTCGGCGGCCTGACGAACCGATTCGGTGAGCGGCGTGCGCCCGCGCGGTGTCACCTCGTTGACTGCCGAAATGAAGGCCGGCTGGTCCGGCGGGGACGGTACAATCAGGGTCTCGATGTCGGAGCAGTCTGCTTCGCGCCGGTGCCCATAGGCCATGAGCCCCACATTGGCCCCTTCGGGCCAGGTCGCGATGAGGTCACTCATGACATCGCGCGCGATCTCGACCTTGGAGACGCCGTCGATCTGCCCCCACATCGAACCTGAGCCATCATAAACGACCATCACATCCTCGGCGACCGCGATGGACGGCGTGCAGGCCGCGGCGAGCGTCAGCAACAAGACGGCAAAGGGTCTCATGATCAACTTCCTCGTATTGTTTCCCATCAGGCAAGTTCGGCGCTGGCATCTGGCCGTGCCCGCTCGCCGAAGGCACGCGCCTTGAGCTCGCGGAACTTGCCCGACATCTGCTCGAGCCGCGCATCCCATTCGGGATCGGGCCGCTGGCCTTCGATGGACTTGAAATAGACCTGCATCAGGCAGGTGATGGCGAAGGGTTCCAAAACTGCGGCCTTGACGGCCCAGGCGAACAAAAGCGCGAACACGAACCCGCCAGCCGACCATGCGCCCGGCATCAGGTAGACGATCAGCGCCGCGGGCGCGAGCATCACCAGAAAAACGACAAAGCTCAGGAGATAAACGATGATGGCCAGCCAGGCGGCGTTCTTGAGCATCACCTTGTAGTTCTGCCCATAGAGCACCAGCGCGTCCTTGGCCGAACCGCACGGATTGGTCGAGCCGGTTCTGATGGCGTAGGCCAGGATCACCTCGTCGATGAACCCGACCGCTACCCTCAGGAAGGCATGCAGGATGCCGGTCAATTGCCGGGCGCCGGGTATCGGCAATATGGTCAGAATACCCCGGACCAGCCCCGTGATCGCCCGCAACACGCCTTTGATGAGCTGGTCGACGGCGAATAGCACGCTGGCCTGCGCGAACCGCTCCGTCACGACGACTCTGCCATGCCCGACCTGCGAGCGCCCCGCGGGCATTGGCTTGCCGTCCATCAACTCGACCAGCACGGCAATATGCCCCGCCTTGACGATGTAGAGGATGTATTCGCGCGCCCAGTACATGACGGCTCCGACAATACCGAAGCCGATCAGGCCGCCCCAGAAGGTCGAACCGGCCTGAAAACCGGCATCGCCCAAAGCACCAACGCCAAATCCGATTCCCGCGCCAGCGCCGGTCACAAGAATATAGGCCAGCGTGATCCCGAAATAGACCGCCATCCTGAGCACGACGAAAGGCAGGGTCTGCATCATCAGACCCATCGCCCTGCCAACACTAAAATCCCACATGCACCCTCCGGTTACGCCCGCTCTCATCTGGCAGGCTACCCAAGGTATACCGAGTCCAGGCTCGATTGAGAATAGAGCATTTGCCCTATTGACAGCGCAGCACGGGCAGTTACTTCCCGCCAGCAAGTGTCGCGAGCTGCGCTTTACTGGAAATACCGAGCTTTTCGTAGATGTGTACAATCTGATTGCGAACGGTGGAGGGCGATGTGCCCAGGGCACGCGCGACCTGCTTGGTGGTCATGCCGGATGCGAACAATCGAGCGACTTCGCGTTCACGCGGAGACAAGCTCGAAAGGATCGGATGGATCGACAGGTGAACGAAATAATTTCGGCCGAATGGAGACAAACGCATGTCCAGCATTTGTCCCCGCCACCGTCGGCCG
This window contains:
- a CDS encoding IS5 family transposase; protein product: MSTKMTEDDWDVALEVFRASLPRRGDKGRDDRLFLEALHYFAVHNITWRALPERFGKWNSVWKRFDRLSKGGTFDLFFEHLASLSSTASLVQMFDSTILRAHVFGCWRKGGQKGQALGRSRGGFTTKIHLKTDFDGLPIAFDLTGGEKGDAPHFRILLDLGPDVTPRAVVADKGYASKANRNAARSRGAIPVIPHKANEKGKPARFAKAIYRGRARIEQAVGKLKRFKRVALRCEKTKRNFSAIVSIATAFNLIKSVHTA
- a CDS encoding vWA domain-containing protein, with the translated sequence MRPFAVLLLTLAAACTPSIAVAEDVMVVYDGSGSMWGQIDGVSKVEIARDVMSDLIATWPEGANVGLMAYGHRREADCSDIETLIVPSPPDQPAFISAVNEVTPRGRTPLTESVRQAAELLSYRDTQATVILISDGLETCQADPCALSAELAQQGVNFTAHVVGFDLTEEEHAGLACIAENTGGVFVPAQDADELRDALAHVQNVVDLQPLSPPEPVTEPEPEPEQQADAEIELEVPATVLTGASFTVSWSSAIDPQDYVTIVPVGADDTTYGDYQRVRDETEASLIAPADPGLYEVRYLLDEGTRVLGSAPVEVVEAEVTISAPDEVTTGARFTVSWSSSVHRQDYVTIVPAGADDGSYTNYQRVRDDTENSLTAPAEPGLYEVRYVLDEGSRTLASRPVEVVAAEVALDAPDMARAQSPLRISWSMAIHPQDYITIVSAGADEGTYQDYIRVRTDLEGDMNAPAEPGLYEIRYVLQEGDRTVSSRMLEVVGADAPLDDGVGLVVPVQARPSETITVSWSGGADSADQRVSLARADQADFSWIEAHRIGEETTLELSMPDEPGRYEVRYLDISGQAVLGRAIVEVE